The genomic window CTTCTGCGATACTAAAGTGCATCTCATTCCTGAGTCTTGGGCCTCGGAACGAGCTATGCAGCATCAGTAGGCGTTTCAGCAAGAACTACTGCACACGTTTCCAAAACTCGAAATTGCATGTTAACGACGGAAGTCCGCACAAAAGGGACGTGCAGCTACGGAATTGCTCTAGAATAAGAACTTACGCTGTCTCACCAAGCTTCTGGGTGCAGATCTAGGGTGAAAGCACTAGCTTCCTTGGCAGCGACACCTGTCCTCTCATGGACGAGCTTCACAACACCATATCCGCCCACCCAGCGCCACTCCTTACATCTTCAACCTGCTTCTCTCTTTTGCTTTCGACCGCAGCTATGGCGCAAATACGGGGTACAGCGGGCTACCACCTGGGAAACCAGAGCCCCTTCGGTAACGCTGGACGGAACGATGGCACCACGAACGATCCGAGCCCGCTCGATCAGCTCAGGGAGCAGACGAACAAGATTGAGGATTTTCTGGACACGCTGTCCGACCCGATTAAGCCGTGAGTTTCAGTTTTCCTGGAGCTTTGCACGCTCAGAGGGCCAATTCGCGGCAGCATGCGCTTCACTTGGTGGCCATAGAGCTAACGTAGTTCTGAATAGGTACCTTCCAGCTGTCGGCCGTTTCTTGATCGTTGTCACTTTCCTCGAAGATGCGCTGCGCATTTTGACACAATGGAATGACCAGCTCACTTACCTTCATGACTACCGAAAGAGTACGCGACCCTGCATATTACGCAGCCCTCTCGAGCAGCCGCTAATCTGATCCGTCTACAGTCTGGAACGGTTTCACCCACGCATTCCTCATCATCAACGTAATCGCAATGATCGTGTGCTCGATCATGGTTATCGCACGAAAGCACTCGGAATACGCTGTAGCTGGTCTTATGAGCGTGGTAGTCATGCAGGGCATTGGATACGGTCTGGTCTTTGACCTGAACTTCTTCCTCCGCAACCTTTCGGTTATGGGTGGTCTCATGATGGTGTTGTCCGACTCCTGGGTTCGCAAGAAGTTTGCCCCCGCCGGTCTCCCGCAGCTCGACGAGAAGGACAAGA from Ascochyta rabiei chromosome 2, complete sequence includes these protein-coding regions:
- a CDS encoding ER-derived vesicles protein erv29 codes for the protein MDELHNTISAHPAPLLTSSTCFSLLLSTAAMAQIRGTAGYHLGNQSPFGNAGRNDGTTNDPSPLDQLREQTNKIEDFLDTLSDPIKPYLPAVGRFLIVVTFLEDALRILTQWNDQLTYLHDYRKIWNGFTHAFLIINVIAMIVCSIMVIARKHSEYAVAGLMSVVVMQGIGYGLVFDLNFFLRNLSVMGGLMMVLSDSWVRKKFAPAGLPQLDEKDKKMYFQLAGRVLLIFLFVGFVFRGDWGFWRIVASLLGLVACVMVVVGFKAKFSAIMLVLILSIFNLYVNNWWTLHPHHPHKDFAKYDFFQILSIVGGLLLLVNMGPGQFSVDEKKKVY